One genomic window of Malaciobacter molluscorum LMG 25693 includes the following:
- a CDS encoding efflux RND transporter periplasmic adaptor subunit: MISFSNKKIVALAVVTALAFSACSDESSKKQEGQKAQQERPALPVKVYKTKSETPVISKEYPGLIKAVEDVNVVARVSGTLEEKYFKEGEFVKKGKLLYKIEQDVYKSNLNMAKANVRKAQANYDKTLKDYNRAKKLFSNKAISQQKYDEYVFSYQDALAQLESNKASLQKAQIEYDYTTVDAPISGIVGIKHRDIGDYVGTTTENSLLVTITAINPIHVEFSLRKDDLNDILPQIRSGKTSISLDHNGKTYEGQVDYISPKLDVSTDTLLLRAKFENDANDLIVGQFTKIKINNIKMKNVFIIPESAVMKTVDGDFVYVIENSIAKIRPVKLGQLLDRGIVITNGLKSNEEVIISNIAKTRPNTKVQVIGK, translated from the coding sequence ATGATAAGTTTTTCAAATAAAAAAATTGTTGCTTTAGCAGTAGTAACTGCTTTAGCATTTAGTGCTTGTAGTGATGAAAGTTCTAAAAAACAAGAAGGACAAAAAGCACAACAAGAAAGACCAGCTTTACCAGTAAAAGTATATAAAACTAAAAGTGAAACACCAGTAATTTCAAAAGAATATCCTGGTTTAATAAAAGCAGTTGAAGATGTAAACGTAGTTGCAAGAGTTTCAGGAACTTTAGAAGAAAAATACTTTAAAGAAGGTGAGTTTGTAAAAAAAGGTAAACTTTTATATAAAATCGAGCAAGACGTATATAAATCAAATTTAAATATGGCAAAAGCAAATGTAAGAAAAGCACAAGCAAATTATGATAAAACATTAAAAGATTATAACAGAGCAAAAAAATTATTTAGTAATAAAGCAATAAGTCAACAAAAATATGATGAATATGTATTTTCTTATCAAGATGCACTTGCTCAATTAGAAAGTAATAAAGCAAGTTTACAAAAAGCACAGATAGAATATGATTATACAACAGTTGATGCACCAATTAGTGGTATTGTTGGAATTAAACATCGTGATATTGGTGATTATGTTGGAACAACGACTGAGAATTCATTATTAGTCACTATTACAGCAATAAATCCAATACATGTTGAGTTTTCTTTAAGAAAAGATGATTTAAATGATATTTTACCACAAATAAGAAGTGGAAAAACTTCTATTTCATTAGACCATAATGGTAAAACATATGAAGGGCAAGTGGATTATATTTCGCCAAAATTAGACGTAAGTACAGATACTTTATTATTAAGAGCAAAATTTGAAAATGATGCAAATGATTTAATAGTTGGTCAATTTACAAAAATAAAAATAAATAATATTAAAATGAAAAATGTATTTATTATTCCTGAAAGTGCAGTTATGAAAACTGTAGATGGAGATTTTGTTTATGTTATTGAAAATTCAATTGCAAAAATTAGACCAGTAAAATTAGGACAACTTCTTGACAGAGGAATTGTTATTACAAATGGATTAAAATCCAATGAAGAAGTAATTATTAGTAATATAGCAAAAACTAGACCTAATACAAAAGTACAAGTGATAGGAAAATAA
- a CDS encoding efflux RND transporter permease subunit: MFSEFFIKRPVFSAVTSIVILLAGLASMINLPIEEYPRVIPPQIIVSTSYPGASAETISKTVAAPLEEQINGANDMIYMSSTSADNGQISINVFFKVGKDANNAKIDVNNRVQAALAKLPQEVQRQGVTVRERSPSMLEVIMLYSPDNSRDITFLSNYALINVADDLKRVQGVGDATIFGQKDYAIRVWIDPQKLAKQKLTTNEVVNAIKDQNEQYAAGKFAAEPLPNKQMFTYTIQTPTRLSTPDAFGNIVIRANEDGSSLRLKDVATIELGSQSYDMKTALNGNPSIPIGIFLQNGANALDTANAIDKVLEKAKKSFPEGVTYKIPYDTTSFVKISIKEVIKTFIEAIILVIAIIFLFLQNWRATLIPILAVPVSIVGAFAGMYALGFSINLLTLFGLVLAIGIVVDDAIIVIENVERHMSEGMSPKEASFKAMKEVSGALIAIVLVLCSVFIPVAFMGGLTGEMYRQFAITIVISIIVSGFVALTLTPSLCATILKDDHTKPQGFFKWFNDMFDKATHGYSFLVQKTIRYSLISVLLFGGLIFISYDLFKDMRTSLVPQEDKGYIILFSYNPPGSSLSRTDKLVKEITNVVTSNKNVSDIITLAGLDLVTSANRTYAATSFIRLNDWSERKKPEQHATVIANQFNGQLMGATSDGFTFGVLPPPIMGMSISGGFDMYVQDRTGGTVQDLSKYVNEIIAKANKRPELQGVRTTLNVNIPQFKVSVDVDKAKAKGIDVADVYNTLSASFGTYYVNDFNLYGRTYKVDLQAKADFRKSPQDLKFILVKSNKGELIPVSSLVKIVPTVGSDVIERFNLFPAAKVSGQPALGYSSGDALKAIEEVSKEVLPEGYTISWVGTAYQEKQISSSSLKAFVFGVVLLFLILAAQYERWLMPLSVVLAVPFAIFGAILATLLRGLENDIYFQVGLLVLAGLAAKNAILIVEFAIQKQKEGLSLKEAAITAAKIRLRPIIMTSLAFTLGVVPLAISSGAGAGSRHSIGTGVIGGMLSATFLAIVFIPLFYILVSKLSKKNK, from the coding sequence ATGTTTTCTGAATTTTTTATAAAAAGGCCTGTTTTTTCTGCGGTAACTTCGATAGTTATTTTGCTTGCAGGACTTGCTTCTATGATAAACTTACCTATTGAAGAATATCCTAGAGTAATTCCTCCTCAAATTATAGTTTCGACAAGTTACCCAGGCGCAAGTGCAGAGACAATATCAAAAACTGTTGCAGCTCCTTTAGAAGAGCAAATCAATGGTGCAAATGATATGATTTATATGAGTTCTACATCTGCTGATAATGGACAAATTTCAATTAATGTATTTTTCAAAGTTGGTAAAGATGCTAATAATGCGAAAATTGATGTAAATAATAGAGTTCAAGCAGCATTAGCTAAATTACCACAAGAAGTGCAAAGACAAGGTGTAACAGTAAGAGAAAGATCTCCAAGTATGTTAGAAGTTATTATGCTTTATTCTCCTGATAATTCAAGAGATATTACTTTTCTTTCAAACTATGCACTTATAAATGTTGCAGATGATTTAAAAAGAGTTCAAGGTGTTGGTGATGCGACGATATTTGGTCAAAAAGATTATGCAATTAGAGTTTGGATTGATCCTCAAAAACTAGCAAAACAAAAACTTACAACAAATGAAGTTGTTAATGCTATTAAGGATCAAAATGAACAATATGCTGCAGGTAAATTTGCAGCAGAACCATTACCAAATAAACAAATGTTTACATATACTATACAAACTCCAACAAGATTATCTACGCCTGATGCTTTTGGAAATATTGTAATTAGAGCAAATGAAGATGGAAGTTCCTTAAGATTAAAAGATGTTGCAACTATTGAACTTGGTTCTCAAAGTTATGACATGAAAACTGCGTTAAATGGTAATCCATCTATACCAATAGGTATATTTTTACAAAATGGTGCAAATGCATTAGATACAGCAAATGCAATTGATAAAGTTTTAGAAAAAGCTAAAAAAAGTTTTCCAGAGGGAGTTACATATAAAATTCCTTATGACACAACAAGTTTCGTAAAAATTTCTATTAAAGAAGTAATTAAAACTTTTATAGAAGCTATTATTTTAGTTATTGCTATTATATTTTTATTTTTACAAAACTGGAGAGCAACATTAATACCTATTTTAGCAGTTCCTGTATCAATTGTTGGTGCATTTGCAGGTATGTATGCTTTAGGATTTAGTATTAACTTACTAACACTATTTGGACTTGTTCTTGCCATTGGTATTGTTGTTGATGATGCAATTATCGTAATTGAAAATGTTGAGAGGCATATGAGTGAGGGCATGAGTCCTAAAGAGGCTTCTTTTAAAGCGATGAAAGAAGTATCAGGAGCATTAATTGCTATTGTTCTTGTATTATGTTCTGTATTTATTCCTGTTGCATTTATGGGTGGATTAACAGGGGAAATGTATAGACAATTTGCAATTACTATTGTTATTTCTATTATTGTTTCTGGATTTGTAGCATTAACATTAACACCATCATTATGTGCAACTATCTTAAAAGATGACCATACAAAACCACAAGGGTTTTTCAAATGGTTTAATGATATGTTTGATAAAGCAACTCATGGATACTCTTTTCTTGTTCAAAAAACAATTAGATACTCTTTAATAAGTGTATTATTGTTTGGTGGATTAATATTTATATCTTATGATCTATTTAAAGATATGAGAACAAGTCTTGTACCACAAGAAGATAAGGGATATATTATTTTATTTAGTTATAACCCTCCTGGTTCATCTTTATCTAGAACAGATAAATTAGTAAAAGAGATAACAAATGTTGTAACAAGCAATAAAAATGTTAGTGATATTATCACTTTAGCAGGATTAGATTTAGTAACTTCTGCAAATAGAACTTATGCAGCAACATCATTTATTAGACTTAATGATTGGAGTGAACGAAAAAAACCAGAACAACATGCAACTGTAATTGCTAATCAGTTCAATGGTCAGTTAATGGGTGCTACTTCAGATGGATTTACTTTTGGAGTATTACCACCACCAATTATGGGTATGAGTATTTCTGGTGGATTTGATATGTATGTACAAGATAGAACTGGTGGTACAGTTCAAGACTTAAGTAAATATGTTAATGAAATTATTGCTAAAGCAAATAAAAGACCAGAACTACAAGGAGTAAGAACAACTTTAAATGTTAATATTCCTCAATTTAAAGTATCTGTTGATGTTGATAAAGCAAAAGCAAAAGGTATAGATGTTGCTGATGTATATAATACATTAAGTGCATCATTTGGAACATATTATGTTAATGATTTCAATTTATACGGAAGAACTTACAAAGTTGATTTACAAGCAAAGGCTGATTTTAGAAAAAGCCCTCAAGATTTAAAATTTATCCTTGTTAAGTCAAATAAAGGAGAGTTGATTCCAGTTAGTTCACTTGTAAAAATTGTGCCAACAGTTGGTTCTGATGTTATTGAAAGATTTAACCTTTTCCCTGCTGCAAAAGTTTCTGGACAACCTGCACTTGGTTATAGTTCTGGAGATGCATTAAAAGCAATAGAAGAAGTTTCAAAAGAGGTATTGCCTGAAGGTTATACTATTAGTTGGGTTGGTACAGCATATCAAGAGAAACAAATCTCTAGTAGCAGTTTAAAAGCTTTTGTTTTCGGTGTTGTATTATTATTCTTAATTCTTGCAGCACAATATGAAAGATGGTTAATGCCTCTTTCTGTTGTTTTAGCTGTTCCTTTTGCAATATTTGGAGCTATTTTAGCAACACTTTTAAGAGGGCTTGAAAATGATATTTATTTCCAAGTAGGGCTTTTAGTTCTTGCTGGACTTGCAGCAAAAAATGCAATTTTAATTGTGGAATTTGCTATTCAAAAACAAAAAGAAGGACTTAGTTTAAAAGAAGCTGCAATTACAGCTGCTAAAATTAGATTAAGACCTATTATTATGACTTCTTTAGCATTTACACTAGGTGTTGTTCCTTTAGCAATAAGTAGTGGTGCTGGTGCAGGAAGTAGGCATTCAATTGGGACAGGTGTTATTGGTGGTATGTTATCAGCAACATTCTTAGCAATTGTATTTATTCCCTTATTCTATATATTAGTATCAAAACTAAGCAAAAAAAATAAATAG
- a CDS encoding BCCT family transporter, translating to MKVATSGIFKGMNKKMSIISIILILISISLTGYFPTKSSNVLKNVREILNPFLEWYYVLLVAFLLALMIWLGMGRYKNIRLGGDLEQPEFTFFTWVSMLFAAGTGVGILFWSVAQPIMQFQNNPFTGVQMTPEAATMAMSLSFFHWGLNGWAIFSFIAITMAYFSYRHNYPLTIRSALYPIFGSKMDGILGDIIDILAVFATVFGIATTLGLGVEQMNSGLKEVIGLNISLSLQLFVTIVIMIIATISVVSGVSKGVKLLSQGNFWLSIVALLFLLFFGPTQYLIGMTLESTGNYIQNIIKLTFLTNVTHNSDWQSTWTVFFWGWWIAWSPFVGMFIARISRGRTFGEFVAGVLLTPTLITIIWIGLFGGTAFYEELFMNQNIIEAVNNDISSAVFIMFQNLDVGIFAEIMSFLMIILIATYLITSANAGTLVITTILSSGSTTPPSLHRIIWGIILTLLTVVLIIAGGLEILQSAVIAAALPFSIVMISMISGLLKSLSLEETPARSGNEKQNVREPWILDEDTGEEATIIDELNPNVKKIEKLPEYR from the coding sequence ATGAAAGTTGCAACTAGTGGTATATTTAAAGGTATGAATAAAAAGATGTCTATTATTAGTATTATTTTAATACTAATTAGCATCTCATTAACTGGTTATTTCCCAACAAAAAGTTCTAATGTTTTGAAAAATGTAAGAGAAATATTAAATCCTTTTTTAGAATGGTATTATGTTTTACTAGTTGCTTTTTTATTAGCTTTAATGATATGGCTTGGAATGGGAAGGTATAAAAATATAAGATTAGGAGGAGATTTAGAACAACCAGAATTTACATTTTTTACTTGGGTTTCTATGTTATTTGCAGCAGGAACTGGTGTTGGTATTTTATTTTGGTCAGTTGCACAACCAATAATGCAATTTCAAAATAATCCTTTCACTGGTGTACAAATGACTCCCGAAGCTGCAACTATGGCGATGAGCCTTAGTTTTTTTCATTGGGGATTAAATGGTTGGGCAATTTTTTCTTTTATTGCAATTACAATGGCGTATTTTTCATATAGACATAATTATCCATTGACTATTCGCTCTGCTTTGTATCCAATATTTGGAAGTAAAATGGATGGAATTCTTGGCGATATTATTGATATATTAGCAGTATTTGCAACAGTATTTGGTATTGCTACAACATTAGGACTTGGAGTTGAACAAATGAATTCAGGATTAAAAGAAGTAATTGGATTAAATATCTCTTTATCCTTACAGTTATTTGTTACTATAGTTATTATGATAATTGCAACTATTTCAGTTGTATCAGGAGTTAGTAAAGGAGTTAAACTATTATCTCAAGGCAACTTTTGGCTTAGTATTGTGGCACTTCTATTTTTACTTTTTTTTGGACCTACTCAATATTTAATTGGTATGACTTTAGAATCAACTGGAAACTATATACAAAACATTATAAAACTAACATTTCTTACAAATGTAACTCATAACTCAGACTGGCAATCAACATGGACAGTATTCTTTTGGGGTTGGTGGATTGCCTGGTCTCCATTTGTTGGTATGTTTATAGCAAGAATATCAAGAGGACGAACTTTTGGTGAATTTGTTGCAGGAGTTTTACTTACTCCGACACTTATAACTATCATATGGATAGGTTTATTTGGTGGTACTGCTTTTTATGAAGAACTATTTATGAATCAAAATATTATTGAGGCAGTTAATAATGATATATCTTCAGCAGTATTTATAATGTTTCAAAATTTAGATGTAGGTATATTTGCAGAAATAATGTCTTTTTTAATGATTATTTTAATTGCAACATATTTAATAACTTCTGCAAATGCAGGAACTTTAGTTATTACTACAATTTTATCATCGGGTTCTACTACTCCTCCATCTTTACATAGAATTATTTGGGGTATTATATTAACTTTATTAACTGTTGTACTTATTATTGCAGGGGGATTAGAAATACTACAATCAGCTGTTATAGCAGCTGCATTGCCTTTTTCAATTGTAATGATTTCAATGATTTCAGGTCTTTTAAAAAGTCTAAGTTTAGAAGAAACTCCAGCTCGTTCTGGTAATGAAAAACAAAACGTTAGAGAACCTTGGATTTTAGATGAAGATACAGGTGAAGAAGCAACAATTATAGATGAATTAAATCCAAATGTTAAAAAAATAGAGAAGCTACCTGAATATAGGTAG
- the aroB gene encoding 3-dehydroquinate synthase, translated as MIVNITLPDKTTYDITIEQLNNIYFDTKVVVVTNPTVSGFHLDYLKNKLNAKELSIVTIPDGEQFKNMSTIDMILDHCFEHRLDRKSLLIAFGGGVIGDMTGFAASIYQRGISFVQIPTTLLSQVDASVGGKTGINNKYGKNLVGAFHQPKAVYIDPYFLSTLPKREFGAGVAEIIKMAVTFNKDFFLWLEQNDLTKEENIKIAIKKSVETKANVVIKDEKENGIRAALNYGHTFGHVIENETNYNTYLHGEAVGIGMIMANALAVKLELMNKDEEKRVKILLEKYDIPTSYKIKDIEDFYSHFFLDKKSLDNKIKFILPKSIGDCLITNEVKKEDVIEVLKGFN; from the coding sequence ATGATAGTAAATATAACTTTACCCGATAAAACGACTTATGATATAACTATTGAACAATTAAATAATATATATTTTGATACAAAAGTAGTAGTTGTAACAAATCCAACTGTAAGTGGATTTCATCTAGATTATTTAAAAAATAAATTAAATGCAAAAGAGTTAAGTATTGTAACTATTCCGGATGGAGAACAGTTTAAAAATATGAGTACAATTGATATGATATTAGATCATTGTTTTGAACATAGACTTGATAGAAAATCTCTTTTAATTGCATTTGGTGGTGGAGTAATTGGAGATATGACAGGTTTTGCTGCTTCTATTTATCAAAGAGGAATCTCTTTTGTACAAATACCAACAACACTGCTTTCACAAGTTGATGCAAGTGTGGGAGGTAAAACAGGTATAAATAATAAATATGGAAAAAATTTAGTTGGTGCATTTCATCAGCCAAAAGCTGTATATATTGATCCATACTTTTTATCAACTTTACCAAAAAGAGAGTTTGGTGCAGGTGTTGCAGAAATTATAAAAATGGCAGTTACATTTAATAAAGATTTCTTTTTATGGTTAGAGCAAAATGATTTAACAAAAGAAGAAAATATTAAAATAGCTATAAAAAAATCTGTTGAAACAAAAGCAAATGTTGTAATAAAAGATGAAAAAGAGAATGGAATTAGAGCAGCTTTAAATTATGGACATACTTTTGGTCATGTAATTGAAAATGAAACAAATTATAATACATATTTACATGGTGAAGCTGTAGGAATTGGTATGATTATGGCAAATGCACTTGCAGTAAAACTTGAACTTATGAATAAAGATGAAGAAAAAAGAGTAAAAATTTTACTTGAAAAATATGATATACCAACTTCATACAAAATAAAAGATATTGAAGATTTTTATTCTCATTTCTTTTTAGATAAAAAATCATTAGATAATAAAATAAAATTTATACTTCCAAAATCGATTGGTGATTGTTTAATCACAAATGAAGTAAAAAAAGAGGATGTAATTGAAGTATTAAAGGGTTTTAACTAA
- a CDS encoding mechanosensitive ion channel domain-containing protein → MKKSFILKTLFVLIILNISLFAQTSTNEDSEKNLTIQEKQNKQIVAKQKALEQRSMKDLAQIGVLRNKIENLDEKLKDNILLKRYSNYIAYRKISKELALLQKSAKRRKSKTDESYSQLNNKIRIKQNELELISEYKGSPIGSLLSPPEIGKYEEITNPFGIINALSYIKKLENDKKEFIEVEKNLKKLVALLEEKVFLYLELYNLDQQKEYKDILSFLDKQKKDFNMVLEIVSTTEEVYTRKVEQVTLEIKSQISNQVEKIFGLLIFIFLLFFITFLIKLALKKYFSQNENYYFTNKIINFLVVLTIVFIILFSYIDNVSYVVTILGFASAGIAIALKDWFMSIFGWMVIVTSGSIQVGDRIKVTRNGLEVVGDVLDISLFKMTIREDITLTSYTVNRRTGRIFFIPNNYVFSEMIANYTHSGLRTVWDGIDITITFDSNYKKAQHIAKEILKHYSKGYTDITRTQLSKMRNKYQLRATGVEPRVYTFVEPYGIVISSWYLTNSYAALVLRSTMSPEILKAFMKEDDIHIAYPTQSINLNTKREKPADLPDVEEGKTI, encoded by the coding sequence ATGAAAAAAAGCTTTATTTTGAAGACCCTTTTTGTATTAATTATATTAAATATTAGTTTATTTGCACAAACTTCTACAAATGAAGATAGTGAAAAAAATCTTACTATTCAAGAGAAACAAAATAAACAAATAGTTGCAAAACAAAAAGCATTAGAACAAAGGAGTATGAAAGATTTAGCTCAAATTGGTGTATTAAGAAATAAAATAGAAAATCTTGATGAAAAATTAAAAGATAATATTTTATTAAAAAGATATAGTAATTATATTGCCTATAGAAAAATTTCAAAAGAGTTAGCACTTTTACAAAAGAGTGCAAAAAGAAGAAAAAGTAAAACTGATGAAAGTTATTCTCAATTAAATAACAAAATAAGAATAAAACAAAATGAGTTAGAACTTATTTCTGAATATAAAGGCTCACCCATAGGAAGTCTTTTAAGTCCTCCTGAAATAGGAAAATATGAAGAAATAACTAATCCTTTTGGGATAATAAATGCTCTTTCTTATATAAAAAAACTTGAAAATGATAAAAAAGAATTTATTGAAGTTGAAAAAAATCTGAAAAAATTAGTTGCTTTATTAGAAGAAAAAGTTTTTTTATATCTTGAATTGTATAATTTAGATCAACAAAAAGAGTACAAAGATATTCTAAGTTTTTTAGATAAGCAAAAAAAAGATTTTAATATGGTACTAGAAATAGTATCAACAACAGAAGAAGTATATACAAGAAAAGTAGAACAAGTAACATTAGAGATAAAATCTCAAATTTCAAATCAAGTTGAAAAGATATTTGGTTTATTAATTTTTATATTTTTACTTTTCTTTATTACTTTTTTAATTAAATTAGCATTGAAAAAGTATTTTTCTCAAAATGAGAATTACTATTTTACAAATAAAATAATAAACTTTTTAGTTGTATTAACTATTGTGTTTATTATTCTTTTTTCATATATAGACAATGTATCTTATGTTGTTACAATCTTGGGATTTGCATCAGCTGGTATTGCAATTGCTTTAAAAGATTGGTTTATGTCTATATTTGGATGGATGGTTATTGTAACATCTGGTTCTATTCAAGTAGGAGATAGAATCAAAGTTACAAGAAATGGTCTTGAAGTTGTAGGAGATGTTCTTGATATTTCATTATTTAAAATGACAATAAGAGAAGATATTACTCTTACATCATATACTGTAAATAGAAGAACTGGAAGAATCTTTTTTATTCCAAACAATTATGTTTTTTCTGAAATGATTGCAAATTATACACATTCAGGATTAAGAACTGTTTGGGATGGAATAGATATAACAATCACTTTTGATTCAAATTATAAAAAAGCACAACATATAGCAAAAGAGATTTTAAAACATTATTCTAAAGGTTATACTGATATTACAAGAACACAGCTATCAAAAATGAGAAATAAATATCAACTAAGAGCAACGGGAGTCGAACCTAGAGTTTATACTTTTGTTGAGCCTTATGGTATTGTTATTTCCTCTTGGTATCTTACGAATTCTTATGCAGCATTAGTTCTAAGAAGTACAATGTCGCCTGAAATTTTAAAAGCTTTTATGAAAGAAGATGATATTCATATTGCTTATCCTACTCAAAGTATTAATCTTAATACAAAAAGAGAAAAACCAGCAGATTTACCAGATGTAGAAGAAGGCAAAACTATATGA
- the mtaB gene encoding tRNA (N(6)-L-threonylcarbamoyladenosine(37)-C(2))-methylthiotransferase MtaB — translation MIFSNTKPKVYFKTFGCRTNVFDTQVMMSNLKDFEVAKDEKDADIVVINSCTVTNGADSTARGYINQLNKLPKKPRVVFTGCGVWTKGESLFNENKVDSLFGHSEKEKINDLLKDENRFFKAGDLEHIDETIVEEFIGKSRAFIKIQEGCDFRCSYCIIPYVRGDARSYNETKILEQVEKLANNGFGEFILTGTNVGSYGKKQHTSLAKLLKKMSQIKGVRRIRMGSIEPIQIDDEFKEIINEPFMAKHLHIALQHTSKEMLQIMNRRNKVLKDLELFEFLRDNGYALGTDFIVGHPGETNQIWKEAIENLHNFPLTHVHAFTYSKRDGTPSATMKDIVKGDVAKERYKELVSIIDNKNYEFRKNNKQTLEILIEQQKNGKYVGLDQFFNHIEVDSSVDLTGDWIFLDKYEVRQDTNVAKFE, via the coding sequence ATGATATTTTCAAACACTAAACCAAAAGTATATTTTAAAACTTTTGGTTGTAGAACAAATGTATTTGATACTCAAGTTATGATGAGTAACTTAAAAGATTTTGAAGTTGCAAAAGATGAAAAAGATGCTGATATTGTTGTAATTAATTCATGTACAGTTACAAATGGTGCTGATTCAACAGCAAGAGGATATATAAATCAGTTAAATAAACTTCCGAAAAAACCAAGAGTAGTGTTCACAGGATGTGGAGTTTGGACAAAAGGTGAAAGTTTATTTAATGAAAATAAAGTTGATTCTTTATTTGGACATAGTGAAAAAGAGAAAATAAATGATTTATTAAAAGATGAAAATAGATTTTTTAAAGCTGGTGATTTAGAACATATTGATGAAACTATTGTAGAAGAGTTTATTGGTAAGAGTAGGGCCTTTATTAAGATACAAGAAGGGTGCGATTTTAGATGTAGTTACTGTATTATTCCTTATGTAAGAGGTGATGCAAGAAGTTACAATGAAACAAAAATATTAGAACAAGTAGAAAAACTTGCAAATAATGGTTTTGGTGAATTTATTTTAACTGGAACAAATGTAGGAAGTTATGGGAAAAAACAACATACATCTTTAGCTAAACTTCTTAAAAAGATGTCTCAAATAAAAGGTGTAAGAAGAATTAGAATGGGTAGTATTGAACCTATTCAGATTGATGATGAATTTAAAGAAATAATAAATGAACCTTTTATGGCAAAACATCTACATATCGCACTTCAGCATACATCTAAAGAGATGTTGCAAATAATGAATAGGAGAAATAAAGTTTTAAAAGATTTAGAACTTTTTGAATTTTTAAGAGATAATGGTTATGCTTTAGGAACTGATTTTATCGTAGGTCATCCAGGCGAAACAAATCAAATTTGGAAAGAAGCCATAGAAAATTTACATAATTTTCCTCTTACTCATGTTCATGCATTTACGTATTCAAAAAGAGATGGAACACCAAGTGCAACTATGAAAGATATAGTAAAAGGTGATGTTGCAAAAGAAAGATATAAAGAACTTGTATCTATAATAGATAATAAAAATTATGAGTTTAGAAAAAATAATAAACAAACATTAGAAATATTAATAGAACAACAAAAAAATGGAAAATATGTAGGACTTGATCAGTTTTTTAATCATATTGAGGTTGATAGTTCTGTTGATTTAACTGGTGATTGGATTTTCTTAGATAAATATGAAGTGAGGCAAGATACAAATGTCGCAAAATTCGAATAA